One segment of Tamlana crocina DNA contains the following:
- the hflX gene encoding GTPase HflX, with product MGLEKAVLIGIVTKDQDEEKLKEYLDELEFLTYTAGGDAIKRFTQKMDMPNPKTFIGTGKMEEVRQFIKDNDIDTAIFDDELSAAQERNISKILNVKVLDRTNLILDIFAQRAQTSYARTQVELAQCEYLLPRLRGMWTHLERQKGGIGMRGPGETEIETDRRIVRDKIALLKKRIETIDKQMAVQRGNRGKMVRVALVGYTNVGKSTLMNVISKSEVFAENKLFATLDTTVRKVVIQNLPFLLSDTVGFIRKLPTQLVESFKSTLDEVREADLLLHVVDISHANFEEHIDSVNKILGEIDSSDKPTIMVFNKIDAYEPEPIDEDDLETERNEKHYTLAEWKKTWMNKVGNNALFISALNKQNLEDFKKRVYDEVREIHVTRFPYNHFLYPDYEEES from the coding sequence ATGGGTTTAGAAAAGGCAGTTTTAATAGGAATTGTTACTAAAGATCAAGACGAAGAAAAATTAAAGGAATATCTGGACGAGCTGGAGTTTTTAACCTATACGGCCGGTGGCGATGCCATTAAGCGGTTTACGCAAAAAATGGACATGCCCAACCCGAAAACTTTCATTGGGACGGGAAAAATGGAAGAGGTTCGTCAGTTTATAAAGGACAACGATATCGATACCGCTATTTTTGATGATGAACTTTCGGCGGCACAAGAGCGTAACATCAGTAAAATTCTGAATGTAAAAGTATTGGATAGAACGAATTTGATTCTCGATATTTTCGCCCAGCGCGCCCAAACGAGTTATGCCCGTACCCAAGTGGAACTGGCGCAGTGCGAATATTTGCTGCCCCGACTGCGTGGTATGTGGACGCACTTGGAACGTCAAAAAGGGGGTATTGGAATGCGCGGTCCCGGTGAAACCGAAATAGAAACCGATAGACGTATTGTGCGCGACAAAATAGCCTTGTTGAAAAAGCGTATTGAAACCATCGATAAGCAAATGGCCGTGCAACGTGGCAACCGCGGAAAAATGGTGCGTGTGGCTTTGGTGGGTTACACCAACGTAGGAAAATCGACCTTGATGAACGTGATTAGCAAAAGCGAGGTGTTTGCTGAAAACAAACTGTTCGCAACGCTCGATACTACCGTGCGCAAAGTGGTGATTCAAAACCTGCCCTTTTTGTTGAGCGACACGGTAGGGTTTATTAGAAAGCTGCCCACACAATTGGTTGAGAGTTTTAAAAGTACCTTGGATGAGGTGCGCGAGGCTGATTTGCTATTGCACGTGGTAGATATTTCGCATGCTAATTTTGAGGAACATATCGATTCGGTAAACAAAATTTTGGGTGAAATAGATAGTAGCGATAAGCCCACTATTATGGTGTTCAATAAAATTGATGCCTATGAACCCGAACCTATCGATGAAGATGATTTGGAAACCGAACGCAATGAAAAACACTACACGCTTGCCGAGTGGAAAAAAACCTGGATGAACAAGGTAGGAAACAATGCTTTGTTTATTTCGGCGTTAAATAAACAGAACTTGGAAGATTTCAAAAAACGGGTGTACGATGAGGTTAGGGAAATCCACGTGACGCGTTTTCCGTACAACCACTTTTTGTATCCCGATTACGAGGAGGAAAGTTAG